GTGTTTGTGCAGATTTTACATATTCTCAAACACACGGTTATAAAGATATGCCTGAAGTTGGTGTCAAGCCTGCTTAAATGGCATTTACAGACCTACTCTGTACTGTTCTCTGGGCTACCTGCTCTATGAGGGAATTGAGGGTGGCTCgtttctcctccagcagctccagttGGTCCATGAAACGCATCAGCTTTTCGTCCAGTTGCAGAGAAGATTCTTCCACTTCAGACACACCCATCCTGAGTATTAGTAGCAGCTcaaatactttttcttttaacacAACTAGCAAGCAGTTCGACGCTCGACCGTACCAGAAACATACCCTTGCAGGCGTTTAGTACTTCCGTATTGTATCATGTGTCGCATGTAGTCACGTGATTTGCATCACGGGTTCATAAAATTAGCCCActgctaaaaaaacaacaacgggAAACTACGATGGTTAGATATCAGTGTTACAGGTTTGAAAGTATAGCGCTGAATAATTTGAGGTAATTTCTCTCGATTATCATGTCAACCTGATATAAAACCTGCACTGAAATTGTAACAGTACATGTCAAACAGTTaatctttctcttttattgAAGCCACCGTCTTCAAAGTCTTCCTTGTCAAAATCGTACGCTATAGTATATTATAACCATGAAATATCCAGCTGTCATGAGTAAACTAGAAAAGTCACAAATAAGGCAAAAAAGATATTGTTCCCATACCGGGAGTCGAACCCGGGCCGCCTGGGTGAAAACCAGGAATCCTAACCGCTAGACCATATGGGACCACACACTCGTGCTGAAATGGCTGCCATTTTTAAAGGGATAATATGTCATTTTCTACAGTGTATGATTAGCGCAACTCGACTTTTTTATTTGTAGAGAATTCGCTCTTCACATTCGCCCTGCTTGAAGTCTACATCACTGATAGGCCTTACATCAATTGCAAACTCTTTACTACACTGTTGTGTCGTTCAGTGCAGAGTGCGACTGGTCTTTCTATCGTAGGTTAGGTTATTATGATGCTCTCACATTCTTTTAAAGTTTATAGGCTTGTGTTCTCCTTGGATGCTCTTCGGGCATTGTCGCACCAATCTAAAATGTTAAACCTCAATTTTGTGTCCCCAAAGGGGTGGCTTACAATGTCAAAGGTTCGGTAATCCATGGGCAACAAACAAGTCTCTGTGCTTCAGTATGCAAGTGAGACTGAGCCACTGATCTGTGTTAATTCAAGGTAAGAAATGTAAGAAATGTAGGGTAGACAAAGCTACCTGGGGAATTATTGTGCTCTTTAAATCTTGGAAAAGTGATCTTGTTTGAACATGTGTGCTGCTCATAGTTATCACAAActagttacatttaaaaaaaaaaaaaaaacatcatgataTTTTAGCATGAACGCTCTTAACGTAAATCCAATAAGAAAAGTGGCCAAAACCTACAGTAAGATTCTCTGAAATTGTTTGGTGCCACAGTCTCTTAAGCGCAGTCATTGTTCTAGGTATGCCATGCATGAACAGCACCAAAGAAAAATTCAACCTGGAAACAACGTGGTACAGTTAGAATAATCCAAAGTACGAGTGAAATACTAATGTAACCACTATAACATGGAGAGTAGACCCCTCAACACACTGTCTTAAACCCTTCCGAGCCCAAAGTAGACATGTCTCCCAGTAGCTTGCCGTGATCGTATAGTGGTTAGTACTCTGCGTTGTGGCCGCAGCAACCCCGGTTCGAATCCGGGTCACGGCAGGGATAACATCCCTGGCACGGCTTGGGAagactctttttttccctccttcacAGAACGTTAACTGGTAATGTATCATAAGCTTAATAGTTCAATCGGTGTGCTGCAAaacaatttgttttatttaaagtagTTAGTCATTTACGGGGGTTTTATGTGTAATAATTGTTGAGATTCAGCTCAGTACGGTAGATtcaatacagttttttttctttattgacaTAATTCAGCCACTGCAATTGCATTTGCATGAATCATGCTGTTCTAACTGAATATTAATTTCTCTTCCGTTTTGGAAGGAGAAATACAATCAGTCGTAAACTGTAAACTCAGTATCTTCAGTCGGGTAATTCACCCTTCACCGAAATACTTCAGGACTTGGTCCATGAGAAGAGGGGCGGCTCTTTCGAAGTGCGAAACACGCGTTCATTGGTGGTTGCCAACGACAACGTCCATGTTCCGAGATGAAGAGCCAATTACCGACCAGGCAGATCGCATGTGCTACTAGCTCTATGCATGCAGATATTTGATTGGTCGCTGCGATCAAAAGTAGCCGCCCCACTTGTAGGGAGTTCCGCGTTTGAGTGTATCTGCAGTCCTACATTGAACTGCACTGAATCTTGAAACAGCAAGGCATTCGTatttttgtattcatttataATAAATCAGAGGGAATCGGAGATCAAACTCAGTGCGACTGGACATCTAGTTTGGCTGCATCACTGGTAAGAACGAGAGACACACTGATTATTGATTTTGCCTGCACAAAGGTCTTTAAATAACCTTTACCCCTTCTAACTTAGTTTACAACGAACTACTTAAATGCAGTGAGCACTAATTCATCCGTTAAACTGACTTGTGCATATTATCTTGAATATCACATTGTCACATTCATCAACTATAAGCTTATAGTAGATACTTCAAAATGTAGTTATTTAGTTAAATTTAGAACTCATCATCAAAGCAAGCAACAACTTACTCCCTGATAATATACAATAAATGTTCAGAAGCAAAATAGCAAATTACAAATTAAGAGAaaattttttgattttaaaagcCAATTGCTCCTACCACCATGAAGAGTAGAAGTTATCGATATGTGGGGTAAATTAATGGAATAGTCTGTATGGTGATCTCACAATGAGcacaactgtaaaaataaaaattaaaaaatacacaaaaatgagaatgcTTGAAAAGTATAATAACATGGAACTGTAAATGTGTTCTGGACTTTTTAAAGCGATATAATAGTGTAAGGTTTGATCCAAATAGGAAACAGTAAGATATGAGATGTACGGCTATATAGCAGGTAAGCGCTCATAAATTAAATCCTCCTGCTTGTTTTTTAGATATGATTTTAGGTTGTGGATTTGATTTGTTCTTTGTATTGtgtattcattttctcttttgccttcaaacacaacaaaacaaaacaaaaaaacaagaagttttttttaattgaatgttATGAATGtgcctttctgtatttttgtgttcttgcatTGTGCATAATAAGTTAATCCACAGGCTTTAAACGGTGCAGGTTTAGTACAAAGGTTAGGTGCCGTATCTGGTCCAGATTTCAAATGAAGATGCTCACAGGGTCTAATCAGACcaattcctgggtaggttttctgtgggtcagaggCGGAAGAATCTGGAAATCACATCAATATAATCACAATGTGAGAGATAACCTCCTGAAAcagtattcatttttgacaaattggtcaatatttgtgcaataccTCTGTCACTGACATACGAAATGCTCATTGAAGATGCGTTTTACATAGACATTTTTGCACAAACttacttttttaatgttgaatacaatcttttaAATTTTCCCCTTATGGTTCTTGTCATGTGGCAATAAATGAAGCAAATTATGCAAGTGCTGATCACCTTGTCTTCACACAGATGATGGACGCCCCTTCAGCAGTTCTTCATCCTTACTGGCCGCGGGACCTCCTGATTCCCACCTACGTGGCCAATGATCGGTCCATGTCAGAGATTCTGGCATTCCTATTTTCTGTGTCTGGAGTGTTTCTGCTGGTGACCTGGTTGATCACCGGCCGGAAGGGTACGACGGGCGGGCTGGGGACATGGAGGCGTTTGGCCGTGTGCTGGTTTGCCGTTTGTGGTTTCATCCATAGCGTCATCGAGGGCTGGTTCTCACTGTATTATGATGTTATTCCAGGAGACCAGAGCTTCCTGTCACAGCTGTGTGAGTACTCACAGgggaaaacatgtttaaaaaaaagtgtgattgTGAAGTCTTTAAGTGCACTTTGGGTAAATATTTGGTTTACTTTCTGTCACAGGGAAGGAGTACTCTAAAGGAGACAGTCGATACGTAATGTGAGTTCATTTTTCcacataattaaaaaaaggcaataaaataagaattaaGAAGCTGTGACTAATATTTCTTCTCCCTTCCTAGAGCCGATAACTTCACTGTTTGTATGGAGACCGTGACTGCTTGGTTTTGGGGGCCTTTCAGCTTTTGGACTGTATATGCCTTTTTAACTAACAGGCCCTACAGATTTGTACTGCAACTCATCATTTCATTAGGTAACAAAAGCATCTCTTCTCACAAAGTTCTCAATAAATTCTTGTTTATCATACTTACATTTTGTCATTGCATATTCTGTTTCCAGGTCAGCTGTACGGAGCCGTGCTTTACTTCTTCACAGAGCACAGAGACGGCTACGCTCACAGCGAGCTGGGACATCCAATCTACTTCTGGTTCTACTTTGTGTTCATGAACACGCTGTGGATCGTCATACCATTTGCGCTCATCGTGGATGCATGGAGACAGCTGTCAGCAgcccagacacacacagacaacacaaaGTCGCAGAAGAGTAAGAGGAAATGAGCTGCAACGGGGAGAACAGACTGTGGGACTGAAGGACACTGAGTACAGGGGAGCATAACACActttctatattttttaaatgaaaagatacagcaaaagaaagaaagttttTGCCACATTGTGCCTGTTGCATTATGTCCCGTATAAATTTGAATATCAAATAACTGCCGATAAACTCAGAATTTCTTTGTTAATGCAGCTTTCTTCTGCcttacattttgttgttgtgcaaAATAAATCACGTTTTCTCGATACTTTTCccagtttttttgtattttggacAACCCCATGACTAGATGCTTCAAGATACAGGAAGTTCTTTCTTCATATGGAgtcaattttcttcttcttcttcttttcctttcggcttttcccttcaggggtcgccacagcgaatcaattgcctccatctaaccctgtctgctgcatcctcttctctcacaccaactaccttcatgtcctctttaaccacatccataaacctcctctttggtcttcctctaggcctcctgcctgtcagtgggaaactcagcatccttctaccaatatattcactctctctcctctggacatgtctgaaccatctcagtctggcctctctgactttatctccaaagcctctaacatgtgctgtccctctgatgtactcattcctgatcctatccatcctggtcactcccaaagagaacctcagcatcttcagttctgctacctccagctctgcctcctgtcttttcctcagggacactgtctccagaccaaacaacatggctggtctcaccacagttttgtaaacctttcctttaactttagctgaaactcttctatcacacatcacacctgacacttttctccagccgttccagcctgcctgtacacgcttcttcacctcttttccacactctccattgctctggactgttgaccctaagtacttaaaatcctccaccttcttgatctcttctccctgtaacctcactcttccacttgggtccctctcattcacacacagatacttcatcttgctgcggctaaccttcattcctctcctttccagggcaaacctccacgcctctagcttctcctccacctgttccctgctctcactacagatcacaatgtcatctgaaaatatcatagtccatggagactcctgtctaacctcgtctgtcatcctgtccatcaccatagcaaacaagaaggggctcagagctgatccctgatgtagtcccacctccaccttgaactcctctgtcacacctacagcacacctcaccactgtcttacagtcctcatacatgtcctgcaccactctaacatacttctctgccactccagacttcctcatacaaaaccacagttcctctctgggcaccctgtcataaactttctccagatctacaaagacacaatgcagctccttctgaccttctctgtacttctctatcaacatcctcaaagcaaatattgcatctgttgtactctttcttggcatgaaaccatactgctgctcacagatgttcacctctgcccttagtctagcttcaactactctttcccatagctttatcgtgtggctcatcagctttattcctctgtagttgccacaactctgcatatctcccttgttcttaaagatgggcaccagcacacttctcctccattcctcgggcatcttctcactatctaagatcctgttgaacaacccagtcagaaactctactgctacctctccgagacactttcatacctccacaggtatatcatcaggaccaagtgcctttccactcttcatcctcttcaatgtcctcctcacttcatccttactaatctttgctacttcctggtcaatTTTCTAATGGTTGAATATACATTTACTGGCCACTTTTTTAGGTACACCATGTTAGTCAAAAGTTGGACCCCCTTTcaccttcagaactgcctttCTTCATGGCATACATTCAACGAAGTACTGGAAACATTCCTGCCTTTTATTCTGGAGGCTGCACCAGAATACACACTGAGTGGCAATCACAGTCAAGAGACAGTCACAGAAATGTAGACACATGCCTCGCATCTAGAGTCAAAAACCTCCTCAATTTCAGTGGTTATTTTTAGGAATGAAAGTTGTGCACAACTGTGTATTTGCGTAGATATGAGTCATTTCTAGTCTCCATGGCTGCTTGTAACCAGCACAATAAGTCTCAGAATATcataaaatcagaatcagacagctcaaattatcattttttttctgaaatacaCTCactggtcactttattaggaacaaaTTGCTAGTAAAAGGTAGGACCGCCTTTttccttcagaactgccttaattcttcaTGGCATATTTTCAACAAGGTgatggaaacattcctcagagattttggtccatatagACATGATAGCATCACGGAGTTGCTGTAGATTTGTCAACTGCACATTCAATAAGCGAATTCCATGTTctaccacatcccaaaggtgctCTATTGGATTAAGATCTGGTGACTATGGATGCCACTGGATAACAGTGAACTCATTGCCACGTTCATGAAACCGGTTTGAGATAATCTGAGTtttgtgacatggtgcattatcctgctggaagtatcCATCAGAAGATGGGTaaactgtggtcataaagggatgaaCATGGTTAGCAGCAATACTCAGGTCGGCTGTTTCATTTAAACAATTAAACTCAATTGGTACTAAGGGGCCCACAGTGTGCTAAGCAAATATCACCCACACCATTACTCCACCACCAGCCTGAACCACAGCTGAAAtcgagactcatcagaccaagcAATGGTTTTCTTCTGTtctattgtccaattttggtgagCCTGTATGAATtatagcctcagtttcctgttcttagctgacaggagtggcacccggtgtggtcttctgctgctgtagcccatcttcaatttttaacatgttgtcCTTCAGAGATGCTGTTCTGCAGTCCTTGGTTGTATAGAGTGCTTATCTcagttac
The window above is part of the Acanthochromis polyacanthus isolate Apoly-LR-REF ecotype Palm Island chromosome 6, KAUST_Apoly_ChrSc, whole genome shotgun sequence genome. Proteins encoded here:
- the ebp gene encoding 3-beta-hydroxysteroid-Delta(8),Delta(7)-isomerase, producing MMDAPSAVLHPYWPRDLLIPTYVANDRSMSEILAFLFSVSGVFLLVTWLITGRKGTTGGLGTWRRLAVCWFAVCGFIHSVIEGWFSLYYDVIPGDQSFLSQLWKEYSKGDSRYVIADNFTVCMETVTAWFWGPFSFWTVYAFLTNRPYRFVLQLIISLGQLYGAVLYFFTEHRDGYAHSELGHPIYFWFYFVFMNTLWIVIPFALIVDAWRQLSAAQTHTDNTKSQKSKRK